DNA sequence from the Spodoptera frugiperda isolate SF20-4 chromosome 15, AGI-APGP_CSIRO_Sfru_2.0, whole genome shotgun sequence genome:
tatattgattgtatgtgactagtaatagacagtgtgcagtacgtacgggtgcgtgggtgcgtcgagccccatgagtgtgagcgcgcgcagtgcggcgcgggagcactgctcgtgggagtgtgtatattgattgtatgtgactagtaatagacagtgtgcagtacgtacgggtgcgtgggtgcgtcgagccccatgagtgtgagcgcgcgcagtgcggcgcgggagcactgctcgtgggagtgtgtatattgattgtatgtgactagtaatagacagtgtgcagtacgtacgggtgcgtgggtgcgtcgagccccatgagtgtgagcgcgcgcagtgcggcgcgggagcactgctcgtgggagtgtgtatattgattgtatgtgactagtaatagacagtgtgcagtacgtacgggtgcgtgggtgcgtcgagccccatgagtgtgagcgcgcgcagtgcggcgcgggagcactgctcgtgggagtgtgtatattgattgtatgtgactagtaatagacagtgtgcagtacgtacgggtgcgtgggtgcgtcgagccccatgagtgtgagcgcgcgcagtgcggcgcgggagcactgctcgtgggagtgtgtatattgattgtatgtgactagtaatagacagtgtgcagtacgtacgggtgcgtgggtgcgtcgagccccatgagtgtgagcgcgcgcagtgcggcgcgggagcactgctcgtgggagtgtgtatattgattgtatgtgactagtaatagacagtgtgcagtacgtacgggtgcgtgggtgcgtcgagccccatgagtgtgagcgcgcgcagtgcggcgcgggagcactgctcgtgggagtgtgtatattgattgtatgtgactagtaatagacagtgtgcagtacgtacgggtgcgtgggtgcgtcgagccccatgagtgtgagcgcgcgcagtgcggcgcgggagcactgctcgtgggagtgtgtatattgattgtatgtgactagtaatagacagtgtgcagtacgtacgggtgcgtgggtgcgtcgagccccatgagtgtgagcgcgcgcagtgcggcgcgggagcactgctcgtgggagtgtgtatattgattgtatgtgactagtaatagacagtgtgcagtacgtacgggtgcgtgggtgcgtcgagccccatgagcgtgagcgcgcgcagtgcggcgcgggagcactgctcgtgggagtgcGCGGTGGAGGGCCCGCCGCCGTGGCACATGACGGGCGGCTCCGTCGACAGCGACACCAGCGACAGGTACTCGCCGTGGTTGCGCTGCGGGGGACGGGGCATTGTTTATCCAACTCATatttgtgtgattttttttatgaaatacgtCGTTACACgtacagacggatcacctgatggtaagcaatcgccgccgccaatggacacaaacaccagaggcatgacaagtgcgttaccggctttttgggggttaggaatttaagggctgttgttcgggaatcggggattggaaagattggcaAGGGGGGaagtgggcctccggtaacttcactcacacaacaaaacacaacgcaagtgttgtttcacgtcggttttctgtgaggccgtagtatcactccggtcgaaccggcccattcatgccgaagcatggctctcccacacttaataaatTTGACAGTGTaagacatttataatattgacatatacaaaatacatataataatggTTGTTACCTTAGGGAAATCGGAGAACTGTACGCTAAATCCTAGTAGCTGCGATAAATACATGAGCTGGTCCTTGGCGCCGGGCGTGTTCCCGCCGGACCCGCCCGTCGCACTAGTCTCACTTACACCTGGaacacaaacaataacattGCAAAAGCATagtaataataatctttaaacACAGTCTCCCAATTCGCGCGATTGTCGTACAGTTCATTTGGCAATTCACTTGACTTGACACACAATTTTCTTACAAAGATAAAGTTGCTCCTCTGTTTTGCTTAGAAAGTAAGCACCAAGTTGTTGATGGGTTCTAATAATCCTGcacagattttgtttttatttattttaggattTTTCCTAGTTTAAGTACATTTGCAAGattgtttagtaataaatagAGATACTGACCATTAGGCTGCAGTGGTTGTCCAGTGCGCTGGTGGTAGTCCATGAGTAGTACTCCAGGCACTGGCTGCCTCACCTCCCCGGCAGCCTCGCCGTCCTGGGACGCGGTACTCTGTGGGAAACACAATACATAATGTGTCATTCAatcatatctttatatatataattcttctgtaagtgtgtatgtcactgaactcctcttaaacgactagatcaattttgatgaaactttttgtgtgtgttcaagaggatctgagaatggtttagattcacaattttgtccgctggacaatgtttttttaattagtttttaatttattagtagttgttgattttggaatgttttacattggatccgacagacggcgctaccatcgcagtgtcaaatattaatgacgttagatattgccataacatttgaataacaattttcatcaaaaaggtccagaatattttagcttattaaaaaaagtttaaaattttcagtagtagacaggacaacgtctgtcgggtccgctagtttattaataatttttaaactgagatACAGCCAATAAAGTAGTCAAACATAATTGATCATGTTTAAATAACTTGCAGTTAATAATTAGGGTATCAATTGTTTATACAAAGTAAATTgtaatgatatttaaaattgatCAGTCATTTTTTTTCTGAGAATCAGGAAGTTTGTCATGCAATTGTCATAATTATGAGCCGCTGATGTGGCTCAAAATTAGTTGAGTTGGAGTTACCTCATGAAATAATTACACGAGAAGTAGTAAAACATAAGAAATCTGATGATCAGCAGAGTACAGGAAGTCTAGTGGAAATAGATAGGACAGAACTTACTTTCCGCTTAGTATCGTTAGTCTTGCTATCGGGCGAGGTGGCGGAGGAGTCCGGGCTACTGCTGTTCTGGGGCGCGTCCGTCGGCTTACTGCTCATCTCCATCGCTAGTAACACGTCTGGAACGTTCATATACACTCGTTTGGGATTTTTAACTTAATGGGTGgagaaataaattttaaatgtaatagaaTGAGCGTGTATTCGTTGATTCTGGCTGAACTTTCGATTTGACCGTATAAGTTTACTAGAGGCTCAATCTTCTCccctatttatttcaaatttttttcctaaaaggctggcaatatCTTTGTATCTATACTAGGAGGTTTTGCAGGGTATCTAACGGTCAGTGTAGACTGTTTATAACAAGTGATTTGTCTGTTTATTAGTGATCTGTCGTTTTATGGCATATAATTAGATTGTAGCAAATAGAAAGGTCGTACTGTGCGCGGCGCGTCGCTTGGCGGTCTTCTTGTTGGGCCCGAGTCCGGTGGCGGAGTGCGGCGGCGCGTCGCACTGCACGAGGAActcgcggcggcgcgcggcgcccCGCTCCTCCAGCACGCGGTACTGCGGGGAGCGCGCGCGCACGGCGTGCCGCGCCACCGCCAGGCGGGAGATCGGGTTgtccgcgccgcccgccgcgccgcccgcgcccgccgcgccctcCTGGAAGAATCAAATACGTGTGAATACATTACAAGACTTCTTCAGTGGCTACGGAGAAATGCCATGCTTCGAAACGAATGAACCAGGTAAATCATAGTAAAATCAACGTGACGCAAAATCACGACGCTTACGCTTCTTTTCGCCGTGTGAGTAAAGTTATTTAAAGCTCCACCCTCTCCCTCATAAACCATTTTCAACCATCGAAAAGCTTATGACTAGTCCAGTCTGGTGTTGCAGAAGTCTTTGAATGGCATTTGCCAACCTATTTCATACCATAAACACATGTCTCAATGTCACTACTAAGCTATAAAACTGACAACTACCTCGCTGACCTTGATGAGATTCCTGGGTTTCTTCTTGGCGGGCTGCGTGCGTCGCTTGTCCTGCGGCGGGCGGGCGCGGAGCAGCGCGGGCGGCCAGCGACGCCGCATCTCCTCCAACATGCGCTCGGCCGCGCGACGCTTCGACACCTTCTTACCGTTGCCCTCGCCCTCCGTCTCCATGTCACCCACCGTACATGCAGTTACAAATACctgagtacaaaatattaaagtgtAAAGTCAAGACCAAAACGTTACGATAAAAACAGCTCCACTTGGCGATACAACGTAATAATCTTGTTATGAGTCACACGATATCTCCAGTGCGTTATGTGATAATGTAGTCTTTTGTACATTGAATGAAAGTagagattttattacatatctTATTTCCTGTAGGGACAAAAGGCTGGCTAGTGGCTAGTGATCAAATGTTACTCACCCGCATGTGTGGTGGTCCTCGTTCAGATTTGACAGTGAACTGTACTGAGAGATTGCGTTTTAGAGCGAGCTCGTGCACCAGTGAGACGGGGGACTTTACTTCCGAGTTCAATAAGTCGGCGTTGTTGTCACCCCCTGGacaaaagtaaacattattaatttttgttttagattctaTTTTATGGTTAAAAAAGTATTACTGTACTTTATGAATATGTCACAATCATGCTGCCACTGTGTAGCAAGGACGTAGTGAACGCGCAACAAAATTTACTACTTGCAAGACAACGTAATTGCTACGTATTTGCAACGTTCTCGCTGCCCAGCCGTCGCGTGTTCATTATATGCTTATATTGATGCGCGCCTTTTGAAGATGCTTGTAAACATGATAATGCGCTAAAACACGTGATGTAAGTATAGCATTGAGAGAACGTACCTGCGTCGGCATCGTTGTGGTTGGCGTGGTTGTGCGGTGCGGGCGGCGCGtcgggcgcggcggcgggcagcgcggggcgcgcggcgtCGGGCGGCGGCCGCAGGTCGCgcagcgcgcgcgccgccgcgtcGTGGCGGGCCGCCTGCGGCGTGGCGCCCTCGCCCAGCCACGCGCGCCCGCCCACGCACACGCGCACGCGGTACAGCAGCGCGGGCGCCGCGTACGCGGGCGCCAGCAGCGCGGCCGCGCGGTAGGCCGGCGCGCGCGCCCGCACCAGCCGCGCCGGGCCCGCCACCGGCGGGATGGACGTGTACACCGCCGGCTGGCACAGCTTCATTGCCAGGGCGTTCAGCTCTACTGTTGGCATTACCGCGCCTAAAAAcgacaaaatatataaatgtatattaactGTTATAAAGTTAAGGATCAACCTTATCCTAACAAAAATCGCTCACTGCGGTAGGATGTCAATAAAACAGAGTCCATACCAGCATGTCTATGATGCGGATGGTGCGCGGCATGTGGCGCgggcgcgcgcggcggcggcggcgggaaGCTGGTGCCGCCCAGCGCGGCCTGCGCCGCCGCGTGCTGCGCGCGCTTTATTGATGACCCCTGGATAATATTACAACTTGTACCATCACATACACTCTCCACAAAAACTAAAGTATACtcagaaagaaaaaatatgttgaataaaactatatttttaattatacgaGGAAAGAAAAAGGGTGTAATTTGTATTATATCACAACATACCTCTGCAGTATATTCCTCAGTATCACCCAGTCGGAGTGTTACTGTGAATACTTTCTTGTGAGCAGGTCCTGTTTCTGATGTGAGGCGATATTGATGCTTAATCTGAAATATTAGGACTTATTAAAGTAGGCGTAATTCACAGAAAATCAAAGTCATCAAGTCAAGTAGATAATGGATTCTACATAAGATTAGCAGATAGTGCGTACCTTATTGTACCTGGCCAGCTCGTTGACCAGGCACATGGGAGTCTTCTCTTTACTGTTGGCCGAACAGTCGCGCGGGCTGGCGTCGCGCGCGTCGTCGTGgtcgggcgcgggcgcgggcgccgccTCCGCCTCCGCCGCctcgcccgcgccgccgctCGCACGGGCCGCGCCCGTACTCGCACTCGCCACCACTACCACAACATTACATTTTAGCCTTATCTACTTAATGGTGATGAACACGAACTATGACGACCGATAACATTATGCTGAAAATTAAACGGGTTTTGTTGACAAACGAGTTGTGTTGTGCTTATGATCGATCCGCAGGATGGATCAGCTTTGGATGCTttaattttttcaaaacaatCAGTAACAACATGGTGTTGGATATCACTACTGAagtgttttgaaataaaaattggaaTGCTCTTATAAAGTGCGTCCACATAAATATGGGCTTGCGAACAGTTTGCAATGTAGTAAAATTGAAATAGTAATTGAATGACCAATTAAGCCAAGATTTTATGTGCGTAACAGCAATCTTATTCCTTGCAGGGCTACAATCACGATTTATAAAACTACATCATGTAATGcggttgtaaataaaataattaggtaaattgTGTAATTCATCTGAGTGAAAAAGTCTAGTTCGAAATAATGACATTACAAAGGCAAGGGTACAAAAGCTACTAGTTCTCCACTCGTAGATTCAGTCGTGGTACTCGCGAACGTATATACAACGCGTTCGCGGCGTGTTCGCTGCGCAGCCGCGGCGTTTTCGCCAGGCAAGTTCGTTGTACGTCCGTAACGTATTCGTTGCATGCCCGCTTTGAAGACGCTAATAACCAGCTTTTTTTaggggtggaaaatcatcctttgacttctcccgccttaggcgaggcgacagggagtatcagactcttactgacaaaaaaaccaccccgttcctactcctgccctggtaaacccgctatgtagtgcGCAGCTCCGGCTGATAACCCGCTAGTACTTATAATAAGGCTCTAAGTATGAACATACCTGTGTGTGCAATAGGCACGGCTGGTGGTTGCATGGGCGGCGGCTGTGCGTAGGGCGGTGGCATCACGCCCGCGCCCGGCCCGTAGCCTCCGCTCACCGCGTACGGACGCCGGAGCGCCTTCATTTGTTGCTGGCAACACAACACACGTTACAGCACTGCTCTATTGCGTATACTTCAAGAATAACTACGTCCGCGAATTGCCAATTTGTTATTTCCTCAACATTAggatttatttaagttatttatattagtttcttttcacttatattattaaattataattttgttaaattaatcgTTTACTCAATTTATATTTACGTGTCTATTACCTTGTTTGATTAAAATgtagaaagttatattttttaatagctTTTTAGATCGTTTGCTTTTTTAAACTTAGGACATTCAAAGGGAcagtactttaaaaaaaacatgacttaTTCGTGCGGGTGTCGAACCCACCACACAATACTGCAATTTTAAGATATAATACGGCTAATGGTAATCCCTTATATT
Encoded proteins:
- the LOC118269741 gene encoding double-stranded RNA-binding protein Staufen homolog 2 isoform X1, which translates into the protein MMHHPNMHHQPISGHPPQHMGGHQGMPAHHQMAPHQMHRENRHVTLTRVPLGPAQAGGAMGAHGQALGGLGAMGVPPPHHTPQRPPHPIRAMPHHPQAQHHSVPPASLSYHHSSVHSWPRPKQDGQNVGKPQQMKALRRPYAVSGGYGPGAGVMPPPYAQPPPMQPPAVPIAHTVVASASTGAARASGGAGEAAEAEAAPAPAPDHDDARDASPRDCSANSKEKTPMCLVNELARYNKIKHQYRLTSETGPAHKKVFTVTLRLGDTEEYTAEGSSIKRAQHAAAQAALGGTSFPPPPPRAPAPHAAHHPHHRHAGAVMPTVELNALAMKLCQPAVYTSIPPVAGPARLVRARAPAYRAAALLAPAYAAPALLYRVRVCVGGRAWLGEGATPQAARHDAAARALRDLRPPPDAARPALPAAAPDAPPAPHNHANHNDADAGGDNNADLLNSEVKSPVSLVHELALKRNLSVQFTVKSERGPPHMRVFVTACTVGDMETEGEGNGKKVSKRRAAERMLEEMRRRWPPALLRARPPQDKRRTQPAKKKPRNLIKVSEEGAAGAGGAAGGADNPISRLAVARHAVRARSPQYRVLEERGAARRREFLVQCDAPPHSATGLGPNKKTAKRRAAHNVLLAMEMSSKPTDAPQNSSSPDSSATSPDSKTNDTKRKSTASQDGEAAGEVRQPVPGVLLMDYHQRTGQPLQPNGVSETSATGGSGGNTPGAKDQLMYLSQLLGFSVQFSDFPKRNHGEYLSLVSLSTEPPVMCHGGGPSTAHSHEQCSRAALRALTLMGLDAPTHPIQSVSSTPAKTSVVSNGIAE
- the LOC118269741 gene encoding double-stranded RNA-binding protein Staufen homolog 2 isoform X2: MMHHPNMHHQPISGHPPQHMGGHQGMPAHHQMAPHQMHRENRHVTLTRVPLGPAQAGGAMGAHGQALGGLGAMGVPPPHHTPQRPPHPIRAMPHHPQAQHHSVPPASLSYHHSSVHSWPRPKQDGQNVGKPQQMKALRRPYAVSGGYGPGAGVMPPPYAQPPPMQPPAVPIAHTVVASASTGAARASGGAGEAAEAEAAPAPAPDHDDARDASPRDCSANSKEKTPMCLVNELARYNKIKHQYRLTSETGPAHKKVFTVTLRLGDTEEYTAEGSSIKRAQHAAAQAALGGTSFPPPPPRAPAPHAAHHPHHRHAGAVMPTVELNALAMKLCQPAVYTSIPPVAGPARLVRARAPAYRAAALLAPAYAAPALLYRVRVCVGGRAWLGEGATPQAARHDAAARALRDLRPPPDAARPALPAAAPDAPPAPHNHANHNDADAGGDNNADLLNSEVKSPVSLVHELALKRNLSVQFTVKSERGPPHMRVFVTACTVGDMETEGEGNGKKVSKRRAAERMLEEMRRRWPPALLRARPPQDKRRTQPAKKKPRNLIKEGAAGAGGAAGGADNPISRLAVARHAVRARSPQYRVLEERGAARRREFLVQCDAPPHSATGLGPNKKTAKRRAAHNVLLAMEMSSKPTDAPQNSSSPDSSATSPDSKTNDTKRKSTASQDGEAAGEVRQPVPGVLLMDYHQRTGQPLQPNGVSETSATGGSGGNTPGAKDQLMYLSQLLGFSVQFSDFPKRNHGEYLSLVSLSTEPPVMCHGGGPSTAHSHEQCSRAALRALTLMGLDAPTHPIQSVSSTPAKTSVVSNGIAE
- the LOC118269741 gene encoding double-stranded RNA-binding protein Staufen homolog 2 isoform X5, translating into MMHHPNMHHQPISGHPPQHMGGHQGMPAHHQMAPHQMHRENRHVTLTRVPLGPAQAGGAMGAHGQALGGLGAMGVPPPHHTPQRPPHPIRAMPHHPQAQHHSVPPQQMKALRRPYAVSGGYGPGAGVMPPPYAQPPPMQPPAVPIAHTVVASASTGAARASGGAGEAAEAEAAPAPAPDHDDARDASPRDCSANSKEKTPMCLVNELARYNKIKHQYRLTSETGPAHKKVFTVTLRLGDTEEYTAEGSSIKRAQHAAAQAALGGTSFPPPPPRAPAPHAAHHPHHRHAGAVMPTVELNALAMKLCQPAVYTSIPPVAGPARLVRARAPAYRAAALLAPAYAAPALLYRVRVCVGGRAWLGEGATPQAARHDAAARALRDLRPPPDAARPALPAAAPDAPPAPHNHANHNDADAGGDNNADLLNSEVKSPVSLVHELALKRNLSVQFTVKSERGPPHMRVFVTACTVGDMETEGEGNGKKVSKRRAAERMLEEMRRRWPPALLRARPPQDKRRTQPAKKKPRNLIKEGAAGAGGAAGGADNPISRLAVARHAVRARSPQYRVLEERGAARRREFLVQCDAPPHSATGLGPNKKTAKRRAAHNVLLAMEMSSKPTDAPQNSSSPDSSATSPDSKTNDTKRKSTASQDGEAAGEVRQPVPGVLLMDYHQRTGQPLQPNGVSETSATGGSGGNTPGAKDQLMYLSQLLGFSVQFSDFPKRNHGEYLSLVSLSTEPPVMCHGGGPSTAHSHEQCSRAALRALTLMGLDAPTHPIQSVSSTPAKTSVVSNGIAE
- the LOC118269741 gene encoding double-stranded RNA-binding protein Staufen homolog 2 isoform X4, translated to MMHHPNMHHQPISGHPPQHMGGHQGMPAHHQMAPHQMHRENRHVTLTRVPLGPAQAGGAMGAHGQALGGLGAMGVPPPHHTPQRPPHPIRAMPHHPQAQHHSVPPQQMKALRRPYAVSGGYGPGAGVMPPPYAQPPPMQPPAVPIAHTVVASASTGAARASGGAGEAAEAEAAPAPAPDHDDARDASPRDCSANSKEKTPMCLVNELARYNKIKHQYRLTSETGPAHKKVFTVTLRLGDTEEYTAEGSSIKRAQHAAAQAALGGTSFPPPPPRAPAPHAAHHPHHRHAGAVMPTVELNALAMKLCQPAVYTSIPPVAGPARLVRARAPAYRAAALLAPAYAAPALLYRVRVCVGGRAWLGEGATPQAARHDAAARALRDLRPPPDAARPALPAAAPDAPPAPHNHANHNDADAGGDNNADLLNSEVKSPVSLVHELALKRNLSVQFTVKSERGPPHMRVFVTACTVGDMETEGEGNGKKVSKRRAAERMLEEMRRRWPPALLRARPPQDKRRTQPAKKKPRNLIKVSEEGAAGAGGAAGGADNPISRLAVARHAVRARSPQYRVLEERGAARRREFLVQCDAPPHSATGLGPNKKTAKRRAAHNVLLAMEMSSKPTDAPQNSSSPDSSATSPDSKTNDTKRKSTASQDGEAAGEVRQPVPGVLLMDYHQRTGQPLQPNGVSETSATGGSGGNTPGAKDQLMYLSQLLGFSVQFSDFPKRNHGEYLSLVSLSTEPPVMCHGGGPSTAHSHEQCSRAALRALTLMGLDAPTHPIQSVSSTPAKTSVVSNGIAE
- the LOC118269741 gene encoding double-stranded RNA-binding protein Staufen homolog 2 isoform X3 codes for the protein MMHHPNMHHQPISGHPPQHMGGHQGMPAHHQMAPHQMHRENRHVTLTRVPLGPAQAGGAMGAHGQALGGLGAMGVPPPHHTPQRPPHPIRAMPHHPQAQHHSVPPASLSYHHSSVHSWPRPKQDGQNVGKPQQMKALRRPYAVSGGYGPGAGVMPPPYAQPPPMQPPAVPIAHTVVASASTGAARASGGAGEAAEAEAAPAPAPDHDDARDASPRDCSANSKEKTPMCLVNELARYNKIKHQYRLTSETGPAHKKVFTVTLRLGDTEEYTAEGSSIKRAQHAAAQAALGGTSFPPPPPRAPAPHAAHHPHHRHAGAVMPTVELNALAMKLCQPAVYTSIPPVAGPARLVRARAPAYRAAALLAPAYAAPALLYRVRVCVGGRAWLGEGATPQAARHDAAARALRDLRPPPDAARPALPAAAPDAPPAPHNHANHNDADAGGDNNADLLNSEVKSPVSLVHELALKRNLSVQFTVKSERGPPHMRVFVTACTVGDMETEGEGNGKKVSKRRAAERMLEEMRRRWPPALLRARPPQDKRRTQPAKKKPRNLIKVSEEGAAGAGGAAGGADNPISRLAVARHAVRARSPQYRVLEERGAARRREFLVQCDAPPHSATGLGPNKKTAKRRAAHTMEMSSKPTDAPQNSSSPDSSATSPDSKTNDTKRKSTASQDGEAAGEVRQPVPGVLLMDYHQRTGQPLQPNGVSETSATGGSGGNTPGAKDQLMYLSQLLGFSVQFSDFPKRNHGEYLSLVSLSTEPPVMCHGGGPSTAHSHEQCSRAALRALTLMGLDAPTHPIQSVSSTPAKTSVVSNGIAE